GTCCTTCTTGCTCTCGAAATCGTGGATGCCGAAGGGGTTTGCGGCCAGCAGGCCGTAGTCCCGGGCGTGCCACCAGGTGGGGTGGCGGAGGTTGGAGGGATGATCGAACATGGCGATCACCGCCGGTTCGCCTTTTTCATCCGGGCCATCGAAGGCCACCCAATCCGATTTTTTCCCCCACACCTCCCCGTCCTTGCGGCCTTCGGAGTCGGTGATGTGTCCCTTCGCCTGCTCGCCCTTCTGGCGCAGGGTCCGGTCGACCCGGATCGCAAACATGCCTTCCTTGGTATCTCCGAAGGTGGCGTCGCCATCCGCGGCGGTGAGTTTCGAGGTCACATCAATCTCCGTGGTTTCAGCGTCGATCTTCGTGAAGGTATAGGTCCGCTCTTCGGTTAGGTGGGTCTTGCCCGCCGCTGTCCAAGCAAGGTCCACGGTGAAGGCGTTGTCCTTCACGTCGCGGGTGCCCTTGTGTTCGATCTTCGGATCGCTTTCTTTCGTGGTCCAAGCCCAGAAGTCGTGGCCATTGACCGCGCCATGGCTCATCCAGAAGGAGCGGTGGTGCGGGTGATCCTTTTCCTCCTCTTTCACGTCGTTCTTCATCGGCCAGTGGCGGGAAAGGACCGCACCGGAGGCAGACATCAGCGGATAGCAGTAGGGGACTTTCGAATCGGTCCGGTATTCCGTGAAGAGCTTTCCATCCAGCGTCACGGTGACCTTTCCCCCGGCGGCGGAAGTCGTGAAGCCGTCCGCGGCGAAAGCGGGCGAAATAAGTAAAAGAGCGAGTAGCGCGGATTTCATGATTCTGCGAAAACTGGACAAGGTCGCTGCTCGGTGGCGATGGAAAATTGTGGAATAACTCCATTGGGTAGGTCTCCCAAGATCAGCAAATGTCGGAATTCCAGCAACTTGTCGACTCGCATTACGAGGCGCTCTATCGCTTCGCGATGTCCCTCTCGAAAAGTGCGGACACGGCGGCGGACCTTGTCCAGCAGACCTTCTGCATCTGGGCCCAGAAGGGGCACCAGCTGAAGGAGCGGGACAAGGCGAAGACTTGGCTCTTCACCACCCTGCACCGCGAGTTCCTAGCCCATGCCCGCAAGGCGAAGCGCTACACCGACGAGGAGCTGACCGAAGCGGTGGCAGGCCGCATTTGCTCCGAGGAGGACGACACCGAACGCCAGATGGATGGCCAGCGGGCGCTCGAACTGCTTGGCGAGCTTGATGAAACTTTCCGATCCCCACTGGCCCTCTTCTACCTCCAGCAACACAGCTACAAGGAAATTGCCGAGATCCTCGACGTGCCGATCGGCACCGTGATGTCCCGCATTTCAAGAGCGAAGGAGATGCTCCGCCGCCGCATGACCGCCGAGCCGTCCAGCGCACCCAAAAACATCCTTCAACTTCAACCGGAGGCACTCAGACATGGATAAGGAGGAAGCCCGCTTCATTCTCCGTTGTTTCCGCCCTGATGGCGCGGACGCCGGAAACCCGGATTTCGCCGAGGCGTTGGCTTGGGCCGCGAAGGATCGTGAACTTGGCGAGTGGCTGGCCCATGAGCGCTCGCAGGATGCGGATTTCGCCACGGCTCTCAATGCGGTCGTGATTCCCGGGGAGTTGCGAGAGGAGATTCTCACCGGCCTCGCGATGGAGCGCGGTGATCTGACGCCCCGTCCGGATGCCTTCGATCACTCACTGATGGGAGCGATGGCCGCAATTTGCCCGCCTGCTGGTCTCCGCTGCGAGATCTTGGCTGCGATGCAGCGCACCGCCGCACCGCGCCGTTCCTGGAAGTGGACCTGGCTCTGGGGGGCGCCTTTGGCCGCCGCCGCAGGGATCGCTTTTGCCTTCGTCGGAGGTCGGCCGGATGCCGTGGTGACTTCGACAAGTGGACTCGCGCAGAACGAGGCTCCAGCGAAGAGGGCTCGCTTGGCTTCCAATGATGATCTTCCCGCTGGCAACGTCGGTACGATCCCGGTCAGCACGATCAGCATCAGCAAGGTCGAGACCGGCTTCATCGATACCTATGAGGACCCGCGCTTCACGCTGGACCTAAAGAATCCGGATCATCATGCGCTCTTCGAGCACCTCAAGGCTGCCAAGCTGCCTTGCCCGAATGCCTGCCTTCCCAAAGGGCTCAAGGACGTGCCGGGACTCGGTTGCCGAGAGCTGAAGATCGATGGCAAGCGCGGTGCCCTCGTCTGCTTCAAGCAAGAGGATGACCTCGTTCACCTCGTCGCCTTCAAGCGCTGCGACGTGAAGTGCCGACTGCCCGAGAAGGGCGAGCCGGACATCAGCAAGCACGGCAAATGGTCCGTTGCACGCTGGGCCGACGACGAATGGGTCTACGTCCTCATGGGCGAGAACAAGATCGATGCCCAGAGGCTGAAGGATCTGTTCTGAGCTGACGGGGCTTCCAGCGGCTCCAATCAGGCGCGCTGATCATTTCGCCGGCCATCTTGGGTCCGGCTTGGTGTCACTCCAGATCGGCTGAGAGGGATCGAAGTAGTCCTTCCTGCCCAAGGGCACGCGCCCGTCCTTTTCGATTTTCAAGGGGCCATGCTGCCATCGGTCCGGAGTAGCAGCGCTTCAGCTCCCGAGGCTTGGCGATCGTAGGTGAAAATGTCGCTTGTTCCCAGCGGGATGCCCGTTCTTGCCCTCTGCCAAGTTTCCCCGAAAAGACGACAGGCCGTCCTCGTGAAAGGACGGCCTGTGCGGGGAAGGCTTTGGGAAGCGGGGCTTCAGCCGCGGTTGCTGCGGTCCTCGTAGGCGATGCCCTTGGCAGCACGCTTGCGGGCGTTGGCGTCCAGAATGCGCTTGCGCAAGCGGATGTTCTGCGGGGTGGCTTCCACGAGCTCGTCGGCATCGATGTATTCGATGGCGCGCTCGAGCGAGAAGCGGATCGCAGGGGTCAGCTTGGAGGTCTTGTCCTTGCCGGCGGAGCGCATGTTATCGAGGTGCTTCTCCTTCACAGGGTTGACTGGCAGGTCACCCACGCGCGGATTTTCACCCACCAGCATGCCCTCGTAGACGGCATCGCCAGGGGCGACGAAGAGCACGCCCCGGTCTTCAAGCATCTGGAGCGAGTAAGGAGTGGCAGCTCCTGAATCCATCGAGACCAGCGTGCCAGTCGTGCGGTTCTGGATTTCGCCCGCGTGTGGAGCGTATTCCTTGAAGAGGTGGCTCATGATGCCGTGGCCGGAGGTCAGGTTGACCAGCTCGGTTTCGAAGCCGATCAGGCCACGAGTCGGGATATTTGCCTGGATGAAGACGCGGCCGCTGGCCTCGGTGTCCATGTGCTCCATCATGCCCTTGCGGTTCATGAGGATCTTCAGGATCCCTTGGGTGTAGTCGCCGGGAGCTTCCACATAGAGTGTCTCGAAGGGCTCAAGCACCTTGCCTGCTTCATCGCGGCGGAAAATCACCACCGGGCGGGAGACGAGAACCTCGAAGCCTTCGCGGCGCATCTGTTCGACCAGCACGGCGATCTGCATGGCACCGCGGGCGGAGACGTTGAAGACGCCGGAGGTGTCGGTGTCTTCGACGGTGATGGAGATGTTGGTCTTCAACTCGCGCATCAGGCGATCGCGGATGGCGCGGGAGGTCACATGCTTGCCTTCCTTGCCGGCCAGCGGGCCGTCATTGATGGAGAACTGCATCGACACGGTTGGAGGGTCGATTGCGACGAAGGGAAGCGGCTCTTGATCTGCGGAACCTGCGAGGGTCTCGCCGATATTCACGTTCTCGATGCCAGCGGCGACGCCGACGATGCCACCGGCGCTGCAGCCTTCCGAGTCGGTGGTCGCCAGACCGGAGTAGCTGAAGGTCTTCATCACCTTCGATTGCGTCTTGGTGCCGTCCTCGCGGAGCAGCCAGACGGTGTCGCCTTTTTTCACGCTGCCACCGAGGACCTTGCCCACCGCGACACGACCCACGTAGTCGTCCCACTCGATGTTAGAGACGAGCATGAGGAAAGGAGCCTCCGGATCGGCTTTTGGGGCAGGGATGTGCTCGATGATCTTCTTGAGGAGCGGCACGCAGTCCTTCCGCTCGTCATCCGGGTGATCCATGAAGTAGCCGTCGCGGGCGGAGCCGTAACAGAAGGGAGCATTGAACTGCTCTTCGTCTGCATCCAGGTCGAGCAGCAGCTCCAGCACCTGATCGTGAACCTTCAACGGCGTAGCGAGCGGGCGGTCGATCTTGTTGACCACCACGATCGGCTTGAGGCCTTCCTGCATCGCCTTGCGGAGCACGAAGCGGGTCTGTGCCTGAGGTCCGCCGGAGGCGTCCACCACGAGAAGCACGCCGTCCACCATCTTCATCACGCGCTCCACTTCCGCGCCGAAGTCGGCGTGGCCAGGGGTGTCCACGATGTTGATCGTGTAGCCTTCCCAGTGAATGGAAGTGTTCTTGGCCTTGATGGTGATCCCCTTTTCCTTTTCGAGGTCCATGGAGTCCATGGCACGCTCTTGCTGGGCTTGGTTGTCACGGTAGGTTCCGCCGGCCTGCAGGAGTTGGTCCACGAGCGTGGTTTTCCCGTGGTCAACGTGGGCGATAATGGCGAGGTTGCGGATCTTCAAGGACATGGCGCGGCGGGGCCCTGGACAAGGGCGGGGCGGGGCTATGGACGCTTTTCCCCGAATTGGCAAGGGGGAAGCATGTGACGTTCCAGCCGCCGAAGGAAGTCAAGAGGCACAAAAGGTGCGGGATCCGCGCAATTTTCCGGATTCGGAAGGGCGGCTACCGGAACCCGAGGTTTCCCCCGGGCTCCGGCGGCAAGTCACGAGGGCCTTCTCAAGGGCTCACGCCCGGGAAGGCTGCCACGACGAACTCCGAAGTGACGGGCAGGGCACCGCCATCTTGGACGAAGATGCGCCATTTTCCGTCCGTGTAGCGCACCCCCAGCGATTCATCGACGTTCTTCGGGGCGGCCTCGGTGAATACGTGCTGGATGAAAAGGACGGCATCCGGCTTCCCATCGGTGAGGGGATTGGTGATGACGGTTTCACTTCCGGTGGTATTGGCCGCGGCGGCGGTGTGGCGGAACGAGATGGGAGCCTTTGCCACGGCAAGGTTGGTAACGTCCGCGATATGGTAGGTCGACACAGTTTGAGCCTGTCCGTTTTCTTGGAAAAGGGCCCATCTCGCCGAGCTTTGCGGTGCACGCGAGCCCGCCGGGATGTAGAAGAGACCCATCACGTTACGCTGCATGCCAGGTTGCAAGGTCGGGTAAGGATTGCACATGTGGGTCGCCAGAAGCCTCGCTTGCGCGTTGTTCTTCTGGATGGTGAAGAACGCCAGATTCCCGTCCAGATTCGCAGGTCCCACGCCGACCGGTTTGGTAGTCGGCAGGATCATGACGTTGAAATTCGCGTTCGCGGGGATGTCCTCGCCATCCTCGTTCACGATCTGCCATTTCTTGAACAGATTGCTGTAAAGCACTCCGACCGGATGGGGATTGGCGACGCCGGTCGAATATTGGGTAATGACCGGGCGAAGAGTGGATTTTCCGTTCAGTGCCGGATGTTCCAAGGTGAGCAGGCTACCGGATGTATTGCTCGGGGCAGAGGTGAAGCGATAGATCTTCGCTGCAGCTCCAGCTGCCGTCGCCGGAGAGGCTGTGAACAGCAGGCAGGCCAAGGCGAACGGGACGAGCCCGGAGGACAACCATGAAGGAAGAGTAGGATGTAATTTCATAAATCGCGGATTACGCCGCAAAGGCCTTCCTATGTGGAAGTTATGACTCGGGTCAATACCCTTGTTTTTTGAAACCGAGCGGGTTTCTGCGACGGATAAGGTTGTCGGGAATTCGATCCGACGAGCCGTAAATTTCGTTTTGAACAGGCCGGGTGAACCGGGTCGCGATTTACGCCGGCCAAGCCATCATCGCCTGATCTGCAACTCCTTTCAGGTCCTCGTAGGTCGCTCCGCTGGCCGACTGCACGGACATGCCTTGGACGACCGCGGAGATATAGCGGGCCAGGCGGAAAGGATCCACCTCGGTGGAAAATTCCCCCGCTTGCTTCGCCTGCTCAAAGCGCCGCGCCATCGTTTCGAA
This portion of the Luteolibacter luteus genome encodes:
- a CDS encoding PmoA family protein yields the protein MKSALLALLLISPAFAADGFTTSAAGGKVTVTLDGKLFTEYRTDSKVPYCYPLMSASGAVLSRHWPMKNDVKEEEKDHPHHRSFWMSHGAVNGHDFWAWTTKESDPKIEHKGTRDVKDNAFTVDLAWTAAGKTHLTEERTYTFTKIDAETTEIDVTSKLTAADGDATFGDTKEGMFAIRVDRTLRQKGEQAKGHITDSEGRKDGEVWGKKSDWVAFDGPDEKGEPAVIAMFDHPSNLRHPTWWHARDYGLLAANPFGIHDFESKKDTHTGDHVLKKGETLVFRYGVVLHHGSLESAKLAERWASFSKPK
- a CDS encoding RNA polymerase sigma factor, which encodes MSEFQQLVDSHYEALYRFAMSLSKSADTAADLVQQTFCIWAQKGHQLKERDKAKTWLFTTLHREFLAHARKAKRYTDEELTEAVAGRICSEEDDTERQMDGQRALELLGELDETFRSPLALFYLQQHSYKEIAEILDVPIGTVMSRISRAKEMLRRRMTAEPSSAPKNILQLQPEALRHG
- the typA gene encoding translational GTPase TypA; the encoded protein is MSLKIRNLAIIAHVDHGKTTLVDQLLQAGGTYRDNQAQQERAMDSMDLEKEKGITIKAKNTSIHWEGYTINIVDTPGHADFGAEVERVMKMVDGVLLVVDASGGPQAQTRFVLRKAMQEGLKPIVVVNKIDRPLATPLKVHDQVLELLLDLDADEEQFNAPFCYGSARDGYFMDHPDDERKDCVPLLKKIIEHIPAPKADPEAPFLMLVSNIEWDDYVGRVAVGKVLGGSVKKGDTVWLLREDGTKTQSKVMKTFSYSGLATTDSEGCSAGGIVGVAAGIENVNIGETLAGSADQEPLPFVAIDPPTVSMQFSINDGPLAGKEGKHVTSRAIRDRLMRELKTNISITVEDTDTSGVFNVSARGAMQIAVLVEQMRREGFEVLVSRPVVIFRRDEAGKVLEPFETLYVEAPGDYTQGILKILMNRKGMMEHMDTEASGRVFIQANIPTRGLIGFETELVNLTSGHGIMSHLFKEYAPHAGEIQNRTTGTLVSMDSGAATPYSLQMLEDRGVLFVAPGDAVYEGMLVGENPRVGDLPVNPVKEKHLDNMRSAGKDKTSKLTPAIRFSLERAIEYIDADELVEATPQNIRLRKRILDANARKRAAKGIAYEDRSNRG
- a CDS encoding DUF7452 domain-containing protein; translated protein: MKLHPTLPSWLSSGLVPFALACLLFTASPATAAGAAAKIYRFTSAPSNTSGSLLTLEHPALNGKSTLRPVITQYSTGVANPHPVGVLYSNLFKKWQIVNEDGEDIPANANFNVMILPTTKPVGVGPANLDGNLAFFTIQKNNAQARLLATHMCNPYPTLQPGMQRNVMGLFYIPAGSRAPQSSARWALFQENGQAQTVSTYHIADVTNLAVAKAPISFRHTAAAANTTGSETVITNPLTDGKPDAVLFIQHVFTEAAPKNVDESLGVRYTDGKWRIFVQDGGALPVTSEFVVAAFPGVSP